The window ATTCTTAGATCCTTGTTAGTATCgtttaaaaatcagcaaaaaacCACTTCTGACTCTTACTTTCAGATTCTGGTGTACGTTGTTCAGTAAGTCACTTAAATTGTTGTACTGGATGTCTCTCTTCTGCAAATCACGCTAGCagcctaaaactgaacacaaaaacCCACCCCCTaacaggagctgctgtggtTATTCTTACAGTGcttggatttttaaaagtataccAGTTGGAGACGAAAGtcacacaaacaaaacccatttGTTTTCAAGATAGGTTTTCAGTAGGCTCTATTTTTGCTGGctcagaaaaacatatttttctggaTAGGATGACTTGAAGGGAACATTAAGTTTTtcggtttgttttttttagttctgAAATCTGGATGATTGTAGGGAAAGCAGAGCTATTTGTTAAGGCAGAAGGTGCTGGTAAAtctattaaatgttttcagatgcGATAAAAAATCTTAGCAGTGGAGCAGGAAAATCTTACACTTTTCTTTGTATGCTTCTGTTTCAAATCATCCTCTGcttgaaggaatttttttctgcagcgGTAcgcatttgctttgaaaagctgCTGGGGAGATAATGGTTCACTCAGTGCaatgatttctttctcagcaaaTAGGTTGATGAGAAATGAAATTGATGAGCAGATTATATACACTCAGACTTCTGCATCCGTGCAGTTGTGGCCGTTTTATTACtgaaactaaaagcaaagaaaaatttccacctgctttctggaaagcacagaggaaacaaCCCCACTAAGCTGCTGAGTAAGCGGCTttttccagccctgctgctgaggTCAGGAGCTTGGTTGCTGCGAAATCTTATCCTGCCCTTAAGCTGCTGTAGCCCTCTCTGCATTCAGGCCAAACTTTGTTTGTGCAATGAATAGCCTGAAAGTTCTCTGCCTTCAGGAGCTATGTGACAGTTTGTGGTGGAAAGTGTGTGGATGCAGCAGCTATCCGTCATCTTtcaatataaagaaaaagcaatccCATCCCAgccctttctcttcttcccactTGCTGTGGGTCTTTGCCCGTTAAGGTGAGGCTGTTATTGCTGGTGAACAGCCCTGTGGTTAAAGCCAGAGTGAGGCATGGATGCTCATAAAACAAGAATCCAACCTTGGTCTCTGCTTGGAGTCACCTGGCCTTAAGCTCCACGGCTGCCTCCCCAGCCTTGCCTCCTGAGGGCTCCAATGTCCTGCAGCAGTGACAGATCACCAGGAGATGGGCTGCTTTGCTCAGTTTTTCAGCCCTAATGGCATCAGTAAAAATCCTTAATCTCCACGTGGGCTTGTCCTCCCCCTAGGACATGTTCAGGCATGCTTTTGGGTTGCACCTGTGCCTTCTGCTCTAACccctttttctcctgtgttgCCCTGATGTAAGCTAGGCCTCCATTTCACTCTCTGCTGTTGCATCCTGCAAGCACGGTGTCCCCATTCATTTCTTCTCAGCCACACTGTGCTTTACCTCCATTTCCAGCTTTTCCTTGCATCAGACTGTGATTCCGGCCTCAGTGAGCCCCCATTAGCCCCATGTCACTAACCAACTCCTTGTTTGTCCCTcccctgctgctcagagcaccTCCGGGCTGATCCCAGTGAGCATGTTTCTGAGCCTCGCAGGGCATGTGGTGACAATAGGCGCACGCACCGACAGAGAGAACACCGACAAGCACGCTCACCTTTATCCGACAGTGCCTCCCAGCACAGGCATGCCGCGCTGGAGGATCACCTTAGGTCTCCTCAGCCGAGCGAGGCCACCGATAGCCATCAGCAGGGGTGCAAATCTGCCAGCCAGGGTGGGTCTAGGAGACCTCCCAGCCTTGTCTTGGAAAGGGAGGCTGATCGTGGTGCTGGTGAGCGCAGTGGCAACTGGGAACTGCAGGACAGGAGTGCAGCTGGCAGGGGGAAGGCTTGGAGACCTCTCAGTCTCGACCTGGAGTCAGAGCGTGGACTCACAGAGCAGGCACGGTGCGGTAGAAAGCCGACAAGGCGAGATGGAGCAAAGCACCTTCCTGTTCTCGACGTGGAGCTGGAGGCTGAGCAGGAGACCTGGCGTCGGGGCGGCAGCCAGCTGGTGCGCCCTGAAAACCGCAAATCCCGCAGTCGAGGCCACTCTTCTCATGGGATGGAGCACGAGGGCAGGCTCCAGGACTCCAGATCCCAAGAAGATCATAGGAAGGGTGAGGAGAGAGACTGCAAAAGGGAAGGACGCAGGAGaccttccccatccccacacGCTGTGACCCAAGAGAGGGCTGGAGACTACCGGAAAGACTCAGGTAACCAAGTGTTGGGGAAGGTTGGCACGAGGATGAACCTTTGCTTGCCCCATCCTCTTACCTGAAACTGGGGTTTCCTTCTGAAGACACTTAATCTCCAGTATCAGTCTGCAATGTGTACCTGGTGAATCCTGCCTGAGTTTCTCCTCTGTTTAATGAGATTCATCTTAGCCACTAAGACTCTCACTCTCTTTATTTCCTGATGTGTCCCCATGCCATCAAAGAGGATAGGTAAGAAGGTATTGCTGGAAATAGTACCCTTTATCTTATGTTAGAATTccctttctaattttcattgAGACACTTTGTGCTGTGGTTCTCTATCACAGGAATGGGATTTGATGTGGGATACAAGGCTATAAATGAGGACAGTTTGCTTCAGCCTACCAAGCCAGCAACTTCCACCCAATTCCTACTGAAAAATTTGTTGGAAAAGTAAAGATGGGGTTCTTATCAAATTCTGTACAAATAGATTTTTCTGCAGTCTGTACTTTTTGTTAAATAGTACTAGGAGAGTGGtgacctttaaaaatgaagatacatCTTAGTGCTTTTAAAACCTGTGTGGGAGTAAGGACTGGTTTCGTAGTGAAAGCAGGAGTTCAGAGGCTTGGATCTATGCCTGCCACAGGGTGGGAAACTCATACTTCAGGCCATGCAACTGGTCCTCGCTTGGATGAGGTTGGGGAGGTGATGCACGTCTGTCTACAGAGGTGCCAggagcatttttctttgttcaccATGCAAAACTTTTCTTTGGGGGCAGTGAAAGGTGTTAACTGGGCCATGGTACAACATGGGCCTGAGTGACCCAGTATCTGATCATGGTGACACCAAGTCTGAATAACTGGAAGCTCTTATCTTTGTTCTGTGGCAATCGGGCTGGTCTTTGTGCTCCCCAAACATGGCCAGAAGTGATGTGGAAGTAATGCTTATTGCTTTCTGAGCAAGTGAAGACTGGCACCAGTCTGTGTGTAAGGCAAGCCCAGTCTCCAGCTGTTCAGTGAACAATTCCTGGAAACTCAGTTTTGTTCTTCACAGGGGCGATGGTGTATGGGTTATTCATTTCAGCATGGCaataaaagctgtatttacCATGGCCTTGGAAGCAGTCTGAATATTTTAACTCTGCCCAAGCCGGTGCTTTTTGCTGGAGTTCCTTTAGCTTGAGATTGCAGCTCTTTCCAGCTTGAGTTGAtcaagggaaacaaaaaagcaaaaatacccCATAAACCCCCTATTACTACCTATTCTATGTTTTGGTTCTGGGTCGATGCGTGAGGTCTCTGTCCCCCTGTAGTTTGAAGCATCTGGGATGCACCATCAAGTATGATGGTGGTTTGATAAATGCACAGAAAGTAACCAGCTGACctctaaaaatgtcttttttttctttgctctcacCTGATCAGGATACTGATATGTGGCCCACCAGGATATAACATTCATTTATAATCAATATGTGAACAGTGTTTCGAGAAGGGTGGAAATAAAGCTTATTTTCTGAGTTTAGGGTGGAAGAGACACAGACATCTGTGTATTGGTATGTTTCAGATACAAAGCAGAAGCTCATTTAAATGTCTGAGATTGCTGAGTGTTACAGTTCCAGCTGCAGTTGGAAGGAGAAGACGTTGATTATATGTGAATGACATCATGCATTTTGTAACAGGGGCTCCTTTGCTAGGGCCTATTGCAAATAGACTAGGAGAGATTCAAAATGCAATACTTTAAATCACTTGTGGATGGTTTAACTTTGAAAttaacattaaaacaaaaacaaaaaccttatCTTTGaagtaaacattaaaaacaaaaaactatgtACTCAAAGCAAGACCTGAACCTTGTATGAACTCTGAAAATGTTTACAGTGTTTTCTAACTGTATTGCAAAATTCATGGGTCAGACCAAAGAACAAAACTGTCAGAAGCCTCGTGTGAGTCTTTCTCAGGCAACTTTTGCAGCCCATGTTGCTTGGGAGTGTTTCTGAACTCTGCTGTGCTTGTAACAAACACATTAGGCTGCTCTCTGGTGTCAAGTTTTGCCAGCATGAATCAACAGTGTAAAAAATCTGATTCCTTTTGTAAGCATGCCAGCAAAAACTGCATCAAGAGGCATGGCTTTTCTGTCATACGGTTGCGTTTGTCATGTTAGTTGGCACGTAACTGTGTCTATAGAAAAAGCTCACTCTAAGGTGCATGCTGCACCTTAGCTCAAGTGTTCTCAAAATGTACAGATACACTGTAGTGGTTTGTGGTCCCCCTGAGTGGGGGCTTTGCAGGTGAGGAGGTGATGGggatttcctttctgaagcatTTGGGGAACGGATGAGTTGATTGTTCTCTCTTAATTCCGTAGGAACTAAGTTGAGGGGGACAAAGCAAACTGTTTACGATAAACCCCGAAGAGAACAGGAATTGTCTGATGCAGAGATTGCTCGGAAACTGCAAGAAGAAGAACTCCTGGTGAGTAGAGAGAACACGTTGGTCACATTAAAGAAATTAAGGTGCCCATCAGTGACAGCTTGAATCTGCAAAGCGCTTGCATTTGACTGTGACTTAGATTCTCAGGCCTTGCtgctgggtgttctggtggtcATCTCTGCCTCCCATAGCTGCATGTGGAGTGAAGGCTGCTGTCCAGCCAGTAGAGCCTTTTTTCATGAATTACACACTTGAAAACTAAATGGTAGAAGCAGAGTGATACTAAGTGAATGCTTTTGGGCAAGTGGAGATGGCCTTCAGACACTGCGGTGAGCGGAAAAGTGAGACAGGCCAGTATCTTGGGAAGAGAGTGGTGGAGTGAACATCTATGGATTATGGAGTGTCTTGGCAGATAGATGGGGACTAAACTTGGCTGAAGTGCCACTTTGGTGTTGGGTTATGAGGCAAATGTTGAACTGATTTAGTATGTTTGGAGAGGATGGTAGTGCATTCATAGGGAAACCCTGCTTGCCTTGTCCAATAGGTTGATGTATCTAAATAATTCAGAggtattactgtttttttttctcttttaaggcCAACCAAGCAGATCAGATGGCAGCTCAAGTGGCCCAGGATGAGGTGAGCAAGAAGCTAAATGTCTGTAGTATTCCTTTACTTGTGGAAACTGCTAAACTCCACCTGTCCTCTCTGACCCTCTAATTGTCCATCTCCCTTCTTGTAGAGGAAGTTCAGGCTTGCACTGAAGTTTATTTCTGGCTGGTTTTCATGTGTATGTTCAGGTTAGCCAAGCAGGGAGTTGTGCTGCCTGTTGCAGCCGTGACAGAGGAAGGAGCTACATGGCTGCAGAAGAGCATCTCTTGTAACTGAACCCTATTTGGAGGTTATTGGAGATGCTGCAAGATGAACTCAGcattgaaggaaaagaaacaatggGCAGAAGGGCTCTGCTAACAGAAGTCAGGCGAGTCAGGGGACACTCTGGGCATGCAGCATGTAGTCAGTTTCACTGACATTTGATTCCTGATCGCAGACTTCAGTAATCCTGGCTTTGCACCCATTTGACATAGCATAGAAAAGAATATAAGCAGCTCAAACCCGCAAGAGTGGTAAAACCTTCTGACAcactctcttttccctttcaggaGATTGCCCGTCTCTTgatggcagaggaaaaaaaggctttcaggaaagggaaggagaaagaaaagtcttcCTTTGAAAGGAAGAGGCATGATCAAGACTGGAAGGTATGTCAAGCTTTAGGAGGCCTCACAAATAAAATGCTATGACGTTGTTCCAGGGGGTGGTGAGAGTATAAGATGAGGCACCCTTGCATGAAAAGGATCTTGTTGCCCATTATTCAGCTACTTTCCAAGCTTTTGGAGTCTGTTCCTTGGTTAGGTGCTCCTTGGATTCAGTCTCAGATAAAGTAAGCCTTTGGCTCTGGCactggaggctgctgctggatgtCACAGTACTGTGTGGCTTCCGTGGAGCACTGTCAGCCCTCCTGGTGCAGACAGAGCTTTCCCTCTGCTGAAGTCTTGGCTGGAGCAATAACAGCAGTAGCTGGTTCTCTTTGGTCATCACAGGTACAAGGACAGCACAGCTGCTACAGTTGTCACTGCTTCATAATGAAATTGGCTCCGTAACCACAGTATTGAGTGTATCAAGCCTACACTAGGTTTTTGTGAGTTATGCTGCAGAACTTTGGCTAGCTGTTGTGGAAGGAGATAAGAAACAGATTTCACAGTCTGCTGTAGTAATGTGCTAAAGGGGGTGTTGTGTTAATCTTGGGGCCAGCTGAAGGTAGCTGATGTTTTCAAACTTCTTACCACGTTTGAGCagttgcagcagcacagctgtgtgcagctgtcCCTTGTGATGAGCCCTGCTGCATGTAGTCATTACACACAGACCGTGTGTACTTGACCCCAGTTTTCGGATGGGAGCCCCAGTGCTGTCCTGAATTCAGAGCAAAGCTTGTGTTTGGCTCAGCAAGACTGAGTTTCAGTTACTGGAAACTAGTCCTGATCCTGTTGTTTGCACATGTCTGGTTGTGGTTAGTGTGCATAACCAGAGCACAAAAGGAGCTGAAGCAATCTTGGTACAACTGGCTGGTGTCTTGCAAGGCATGCAGATGTGAactgctttcccttcttcccaTCAGCATGATGCAAGTGAGTCCCCGCGCACAAGGTCAAAAGAAGGAGCTGAAACTCAACGACACAAAGGTGATAAGTCTTCAAGG of the Numida meleagris isolate 19003 breed g44 Domestic line chromosome 4, NumMel1.0, whole genome shotgun sequence genome contains:
- the CCDC50 gene encoding coiled-coil domain-containing protein 50 isoform X1; translated protein: MAEIGIDQSKLPGVKEVCRDFAVLEDHTLAHNLQEQEIEHHLATNIQRNRLVQHDLQVAKQLQEEEDLKARAQIQKRQKDLERQDSEIAQEIQVKLVFEAEQRRRQEEKDEDIARLLQQKELQEEKKRKKHYPESQGHKVYEDSYYSENGEHLRADPSEHVSEPRRACGDNRRTHRQREHRQARSPLSDSASQHRHAALEDHLRSPQPSEATDSHQQGCKSASQGGSRRPPSLVLEREADRGAGERSGNWELQDRSAAGRGKAWRPLSLDLESERGLTEQARCGRKPTRRDGAKHLPVLDVELEAEQETWRRGGSQLVRPENRKSRSRGHSSHGMEHEGRLQDSRSQEDHRKGEERDCKREGRRRPSPSPHAVTQERAGDYRKDSGTKLRGTKQTVYDKPRREQELSDAEIARKLQEEELLANQADQMAAQVAQDEEIARLLMAEEKKAFRKGKEKEKSSFERKRHDQDWKHDASESPRTRSKEGAETQRHKGDKSSRSQPLLDDFEHARYYTSQPSPLRQFSKPEHSPKGSRRKQ